One segment of Candidatus Thioglobus sp. DNA contains the following:
- the hisF gene encoding imidazole glycerol phosphate synthase subunit HisF, translating into MSLAKRIIPCLDVRDGRVVKGVQFIDIKDAGDPVEVAKSYDEQGADEITFLDITASHEGRDTTIHMVESIAEQVFIPLTVGGGIRKAQDVRIMLNAGADKVAVNSAAIFNPDLINELSKQFGSQCIVIAIDAKKVSSTPNKWEIFTHGGRKPTGIDVVEWAIKMTEGEYGAGEVLLTSMDCDGVKTGFDLELTKAVSDAVTVPVIASGGVGNLEHLSEGVLKGGADAVLAASIFHFGEYTVKQAKLAMQANGIEVRL; encoded by the coding sequence ATGAGTTTAGCAAAAAGAATTATTCCCTGTTTAGATGTGCGTGATGGCCGAGTGGTTAAAGGTGTTCAATTTATTGATATTAAAGATGCTGGAGATCCTGTCGAAGTGGCCAAAAGCTATGATGAGCAAGGTGCCGATGAAATTACTTTTTTAGATATTACAGCTTCGCATGAGGGCCGTGACACCACAATCCACATGGTAGAAAGCATTGCTGAACAGGTTTTTATTCCACTTACTGTGGGTGGCGGCATTCGTAAAGCGCAAGATGTTCGTATTATGTTGAATGCCGGTGCCGATAAAGTAGCTGTTAATTCGGCTGCTATTTTTAATCCAGATTTGATTAACGAGCTCAGTAAACAATTTGGCTCTCAATGTATTGTAATTGCTATTGATGCTAAAAAAGTATCAAGCACACCCAATAAGTGGGAGATTTTTACACACGGTGGTCGCAAGCCAACAGGGATTGATGTAGTTGAGTGGGCGATAAAAATGACAGAAGGAGAGTATGGCGCGGGTGAAGTACTATTAACCTCTATGGATTGTGACGGAGTCAAGACAGGCTTTGATCTTGAATTAACCAAGGCAGTATCAGATGCGGTTACTGTGCCTGTTATCGCCTCAGGCGGTGTCGGCAACTTAGAACATCTTTCTGAGGGGGTTTTAAAGGGCGGCGCCGATGCTGTTTTAGCGGCCAGTATTTTTCACTTTGGTGAATATACGGTAAAGCAGGCAAAACTTGCCATGCAAGCAAACGGCATTGAGGTTCGTCTTTAA
- a CDS encoding phosphoribosylaminoimidazolesuccinocarboxamide synthase, translated as MSNIYCNHYQGIIVETLFETNLSLPLIQKGKVRDIYDIDDGRMLIVTTDRLSAFDVVFDDGIAKKGAVLTSVANFWFDKTQHIIPNHLTHEPLNSVLNDQEIEQVEGRAIIVKKLKPLAIEAIVRGYIIGSGWKDYQNTGKMCGIALPKNLKLAQKLPNVMFTPSSKAAVGEHDENIDFAATINILGEGMAHQVEQVSLALYRFAAEFALERGIIIADTKFEFGLDENNTLTLMDEVLTPDSSRFWSAKDYQVGESPQSFDKQIVRDYLETLDWNKAPPAPKLPKNIIEKTANKYQQVQQLLTQ; from the coding sequence ATGTCTAATATTTATTGCAATCATTATCAAGGAATCATCGTGGAAACTCTATTTGAAACCAATTTAAGTCTGCCTCTAATCCAAAAAGGCAAGGTAAGAGATATTTATGATATTGACGATGGACGAATGCTTATTGTTACCACTGATCGCTTAAGTGCTTTTGACGTAGTTTTCGATGATGGCATTGCTAAAAAAGGCGCCGTATTAACCTCTGTGGCTAATTTTTGGTTCGATAAAACCCAGCATATAATTCCAAACCATCTAACGCATGAGCCTTTAAATAGTGTTCTGAATGATCAAGAAATTGAACAAGTTGAAGGTCGTGCTATTATTGTCAAAAAATTAAAACCCTTAGCAATAGAAGCGATTGTCCGTGGCTACATTATTGGATCGGGATGGAAAGATTATCAAAATACTGGGAAAATGTGTGGAATAGCCCTTCCTAAGAATCTTAAATTAGCCCAAAAACTGCCAAATGTAATGTTTACGCCGTCCAGTAAAGCGGCTGTTGGTGAACACGATGAGAATATTGACTTCGCTGCTACTATCAATATTTTAGGCGAAGGCATGGCCCATCAAGTTGAGCAGGTTAGCCTGGCGCTTTATCGATTTGCAGCTGAATTTGCACTCGAGCGCGGCATCATCATTGCAGACACTAAGTTTGAGTTTGGCTTAGATGAAAACAACACACTAACATTAATGGATGAAGTGCTAACCCCGGATTCATCGCGTTTTTGGTCAGCTAAAGATTACCAGGTTGGCGAAAGTCCACAAAGTTTTGATAAGCAAATTGTGCGAGATTATTTAGAAACGCTAGACTGGAACAAAGCACCACCGGCGCCAAAGCTGCCAAAAAATATTATAGAAAAAACTGCCAATAAATATCAGCAAGTTCAACAATTGTTGACGCAATAG
- a CDS encoding phosphatidate cytidylyltransferase, whose translation MLIQRILTALILAPLFIWAIFAMPTAYFSYLLLLFVALGGWEFARLIKIEQALYRSLVAAGIVGCCIVASAHAQNLQTVLYVSVAWWGLNLYWVVSYPKNIQSWYGSGIVRVMGGVLLLVPMWVALTNLHSVHGGTYFLLLMLLIWAADSGAYFVGKAFGKKKLAPKVSPGKSVEGVLGGIGFALITMLGFLQQQNISIDSYPAYLFLAIVISSVSVLGDLYESLFKRTSGIKDSGNILPGHGGILDRIDSLTAAAPFFLLGIGLI comes from the coding sequence ATGTTAATACAAAGAATCTTAACTGCTTTAATACTGGCGCCTTTGTTTATTTGGGCAATTTTTGCGATGCCTACAGCCTACTTCTCTTACTTGCTACTCTTGTTTGTTGCACTTGGTGGCTGGGAGTTTGCTCGCCTTATTAAAATTGAACAAGCGCTATATAGGTCTTTGGTAGCAGCTGGTATTGTCGGCTGTTGCATTGTAGCCTCAGCGCATGCTCAGAACCTGCAAACTGTCTTATATGTCTCTGTTGCCTGGTGGGGGTTAAACTTATACTGGGTTGTTAGTTACCCCAAGAATATTCAGTCTTGGTATGGTTCTGGCATTGTGAGAGTGATGGGTGGAGTGCTTTTATTGGTCCCTATGTGGGTCGCTCTGACTAACCTTCACTCGGTGCATGGGGGTACATACTTTTTGCTGCTTATGTTGCTCATATGGGCCGCTGATTCTGGTGCCTACTTCGTTGGAAAAGCCTTTGGTAAAAAAAAGCTAGCTCCGAAAGTAAGCCCAGGAAAATCAGTTGAAGGTGTGTTGGGCGGTATTGGTTTTGCATTAATAACTATGCTAGGTTTTTTACAGCAGCAAAATATTAGCATAGACTCATATCCAGCTTATTTATTTCTGGCTATCGTGATATCCAGTGTTTCGGTCTTAGGTGATTTATATGAAAGCTTATTTAAACGCACTTCTGGCATCAAAGATAGTGGCAACATCCTGCCTGGACATGGCGGCATTCTTGATCGCATAGATTCTTTAACAGCAGCTGCACCATTTTTCTTACTGGGTATAGGTCTAATATGA
- a CDS encoding peptidoglycan DD-metalloendopeptidase family protein translates to MRRFLTIFVLILMLLNSGGVLAKDSEYRFIVKQGDSLSTYFSKLGLSSRLLANLLSASPKNKQLNHLNIGESVVIRLHSNRRFKSLSYRSHKKGTLEALLIGTRFVSSSNKNEKNLSSFLVTEIVINNSFGYDAQKAGLGLSVVNTVVEALSWHLNFDTDLHKGDRFFIITNGSKKPIGIIYKGKNKSVEAFSHTNDRGKTRYYDQHGYTLNASFLRAPLKYKRISSKFQLKRYHPILKTYLPHRAVDYAADQGAPVVSTADGIVKLKGWKGALGKAVIIQHGINYTTVYAHLSKYARNLRQGGSVKKGQVIGYVGSTGRSTGPHLHYELRFKGERKDPLSYKLPKQQKVASSKLWGFRSQVNAILDSL, encoded by the coding sequence ATGCGTAGATTTTTAACCATTTTCGTGCTAATTTTGATGCTACTTAACTCAGGTGGTGTGCTTGCCAAAGATAGTGAGTATCGCTTTATAGTTAAGCAGGGTGATTCCTTAAGTACGTATTTTTCCAAGTTGGGCTTATCAAGCAGATTGCTGGCCAACTTACTGTCGGCTAGTCCAAAAAATAAACAGCTGAATCATCTTAATATTGGTGAAAGTGTCGTTATACGATTGCATAGCAACCGTCGCTTTAAATCACTAAGTTATCGTTCACATAAGAAAGGTACGCTTGAAGCTCTCCTAATTGGCACCCGGTTTGTTAGCTCATCCAATAAAAACGAGAAAAATCTGAGTTCGTTTTTGGTTACTGAAATTGTCATTAATAACTCTTTTGGCTATGACGCTCAAAAAGCAGGACTCGGACTTAGTGTTGTTAATACTGTAGTTGAGGCGCTGTCTTGGCATTTAAATTTTGATACTGATTTGCATAAAGGTGATCGCTTTTTTATTATCACCAATGGCTCAAAGAAACCTATTGGCATTATATATAAAGGTAAAAATAAGAGCGTTGAGGCATTTTCCCATACCAATGATCGCGGAAAGACCAGATACTATGATCAACACGGTTACACGCTTAATGCTTCCTTTTTAAGAGCACCCCTTAAATATAAGCGCATCAGTTCTAAATTTCAACTAAAGCGCTATCACCCTATTTTAAAAACCTACCTCCCTCATAGAGCTGTTGATTATGCCGCTGACCAAGGAGCGCCTGTTGTTTCAACGGCTGATGGGATTGTTAAGCTCAAAGGCTGGAAGGGTGCTTTAGGAAAGGCTGTTATTATTCAGCATGGTATCAACTATACGACGGTTTATGCGCATCTTTCTAAATATGCTCGTAACCTTCGCCAAGGTGGGTCGGTGAAAAAAGGGCAGGTCATTGGTTATGTCGGCTCAACCGGGAGATCTACGGGTCCTCACCTTCATTACGAGCTTCGTTTCAAAGGTGAGCGCAAGGACCCATTAAGCTATAAACTTCCCAAGCAGCAAAAAGTTGCTAGCTCAAAATTATGGGGTTTTCGCTCACAAGTTAACGCAATTTTAGACAGTCTATAG
- the dxr gene encoding 1-deoxy-D-xylulose-5-phosphate reductoisomerase: MINIALLGATGSIGQSTLSIVGLHPEKFNIFALSAHTNWQEMLQLCNTFKPTFAVMADERAAAHLSSQLHGPTVVLSGAKALDEIASHEQTDYVMAAIVGAAGMSSSLAAARAGKRIMLANKESLVLAGDLFIQAVKDNNAELIPVDSEHSAIFQCLQGGHSGLSKIQLTASGGPFLHTPLLELGAITPEQACAHPNWSMGRKISIDSATMMNKGLEVIEAHYLFDLPARSIDVVVHPQSIVHSSVYFEDGSTLSQLGNPDMRTVISYAMSYPDRIISGVPALDLTQNSPLEFYAPDFDKFPCLRLAFESLEKGGSAMGTMNAANEVAVSCFLEGQIKFLDISIVIEKTLEKAKHFYPDTLDDVIKNDLDARNIATEVAQTYA, encoded by the coding sequence ATGATCAATATCGCCCTGCTAGGTGCCACAGGCTCTATTGGTCAAAGCACCTTGTCTATTGTCGGCTTACACCCAGAAAAGTTTAATATTTTTGCATTAAGCGCTCATACGAATTGGCAAGAGATGTTGCAGCTTTGTAATACCTTCAAGCCAACTTTTGCAGTAATGGCAGATGAGAGGGCTGCAGCGCATTTGTCAAGCCAGCTTCACGGCCCCACAGTTGTTCTTTCAGGTGCAAAAGCATTAGATGAAATAGCCTCCCATGAGCAAACTGACTACGTCATGGCTGCAATCGTTGGAGCTGCTGGTATGTCATCTAGTTTAGCTGCTGCCCGAGCGGGCAAGCGCATTATGCTGGCCAATAAAGAGTCCTTGGTGTTGGCGGGTGACCTTTTTATACAGGCAGTGAAGGATAATAATGCTGAGCTTATTCCTGTTGATTCAGAACACAGTGCAATTTTCCAATGTTTACAAGGTGGCCATTCAGGCCTGAGCAAAATTCAATTGACTGCCAGTGGTGGACCCTTTTTGCATACACCTCTTTTAGAGCTTGGAGCTATCACTCCAGAACAAGCTTGTGCTCACCCAAACTGGTCAATGGGGCGCAAAATATCCATTGACTCGGCCACCATGATGAACAAGGGTCTAGAAGTAATTGAAGCTCATTACCTGTTTGACTTACCCGCCCGAAGTATTGACGTGGTTGTACATCCTCAAAGTATCGTTCACTCTTCAGTTTATTTTGAAGATGGTTCAACCCTTTCACAACTTGGTAACCCAGATATGCGTACTGTGATTTCATATGCAATGAGTTATCCTGATCGAATAATATCGGGCGTTCCAGCATTAGATCTGACACAAAACTCTCCTCTGGAATTTTACGCGCCAGATTTTGATAAATTCCCTTGCTTGCGCCTAGCTTTTGAGTCCTTGGAGAAAGGTGGTAGTGCCATGGGCACGATGAATGCTGCCAATGAAGTCGCTGTATCTTGCTTTCTAGAAGGTCAGATAAAATTTTTAGACATTTCAATAGTCATTGAAAAAACGCTAGAAAAAGCAAAGCACTTTTATCCTGATACGCTCGACGATGTTATTAAAAACGATCTAGATGCTCGAAATATTGCCACTGAAGTAGCTCAAACCTATGCGTAG
- a CDS encoding DUF2797 domain-containing protein — protein sequence MQLSGLIQKMHTHLNRGVAQYRLPIGNKLLSMNDLVGEQITLSFSHVIQCSHCGKKTNKSYSQGYCYPCSQKLARCDLCIMKPETCHYHLGTCREPQWGLDNCFSPHVIYLANSSGVKVGITRKGNIPNRWIDQGAISALPILEVDTRLKSGELEMALKQYVNDKTNWRKMLKNEVSPVDLLTTKNELLEHIGNTIDKTGAQILNNEVLAINYPVVEYPSKITSLNFDKTPVITGVLKGIKAQYLILDCGVINIRKFSAYDVALTY from the coding sequence ATGCAATTAAGTGGCTTAATCCAAAAGATGCACACCCATCTTAATAGAGGGGTTGCCCAGTACCGGCTGCCAATTGGGAATAAATTATTGAGCATGAACGACCTAGTGGGTGAACAAATCACATTAAGCTTTAGCCACGTCATCCAGTGCAGTCACTGCGGCAAAAAAACCAACAAAAGCTACTCTCAGGGCTATTGCTACCCCTGTTCTCAAAAACTAGCCCGCTGTGACTTATGCATCATGAAGCCTGAAACATGTCACTATCATCTTGGCACATGTCGAGAGCCACAGTGGGGTCTAGATAACTGCTTTTCACCCCACGTGATTTACTTGGCCAACTCATCTGGCGTTAAAGTTGGAATCACTCGCAAGGGTAATATCCCTAATCGCTGGATAGACCAAGGCGCTATTAGCGCGCTGCCTATCTTAGAAGTTGATACGCGTTTAAAATCGGGTGAGCTTGAGATGGCATTAAAGCAATATGTTAATGATAAAACTAATTGGAGAAAAATGCTGAAGAATGAGGTGAGTCCGGTTGACCTTCTGACAACAAAAAATGAGTTACTTGAGCACATTGGAAACACAATTGACAAAACGGGTGCTCAAATATTGAACAATGAAGTGCTAGCAATAAACTACCCTGTGGTAGAATATCCCAGCAAAATTACTTCATTAAATTTCGATAAAACACCAGTCATAACAGGTGTTTTAAAAGGTATCAAGGCGCAGTATTTAATTCTAGATTGTGGCGTTATTAATATTAGAAAATTTAGTGCTTATGATGTTGCATTAACTTATTAG
- the uppS gene encoding polyprenyl diphosphate synthase, with translation MNIPKHIAIIMDGNGRWASKRSLPRIIGHQQGVKAVRKVVKACGEMGVQTLTLFAFSSENKNRSAEEVSLLFKLFLSALNQEVKKLNKHNVRLKIIGDMSFFSEDIQKTASEAQMRLADNTGLTLVIAANYGGQWDIAQAAKKASEAVIKGVISSEDITIEGFSSYLSLAHEPAVDLLIRSSGELRISNFLLWDIAYSELYFTDTLWPDFNEIELKKAIESFNYRDRRFGSRKEN, from the coding sequence ATGAACATTCCAAAACACATTGCAATCATTATGGATGGGAACGGTCGCTGGGCATCCAAGCGAAGTTTGCCCCGTATTATTGGCCATCAACAAGGCGTCAAAGCTGTACGAAAAGTAGTCAAGGCTTGTGGTGAAATGGGCGTACAAACACTTACTTTGTTTGCCTTTAGTAGTGAAAACAAAAATCGTTCGGCTGAAGAGGTGTCGCTTCTATTTAAGTTATTTTTGAGCGCACTCAATCAAGAAGTTAAGAAGCTCAACAAACACAATGTTCGGCTAAAAATTATTGGTGATATGTCTTTTTTTTCAGAAGATATTCAGAAAACAGCCTCTGAAGCACAAATGCGGTTGGCTGACAACACAGGGCTTACGTTAGTTATCGCTGCTAATTATGGCGGACAATGGGATATTGCACAAGCTGCAAAAAAAGCATCAGAAGCTGTTATTAAGGGTGTTATATCTTCTGAAGACATTACAATAGAGGGATTTTCAAGCTACCTCTCTTTGGCCCATGAGCCTGCTGTTGATTTGCTAATTCGCAGCAGTGGAGAGCTAAGAATTAGTAATTTCTTATTATGGGATATTGCCTATAGCGAGCTCTATTTTACGGATACACTCTGGCCAGATTTCAATGAAATTGAACTCAAAAAAGCCATCGAAAGTTTCAATTATCGTGATCGTCGTTTTGGCTCACGCAAGGAAAATTAA